Below is a genomic region from Luteolibacter flavescens.
CGACCAGGAGTCCACCCTCTTCAGCGACGACGGCCTGCCGCGTCGCACGGTGGCGAAGACGAAGAACAGCCCGCACAGCTACGGCATCGGCAAGGGCGGCGACGTCCACGGCGGCGAGGAGCTGTGGCAGGCCTTCGTTTCAAAGCACCCCGGCATCGAATTCGTGGTGAATGGCCACTACAAGCCCTTCGAGCGCGTGAAGCCCGGCTCGGACGAGCTGCGCTGGGTGGCCGGCCCCGCGATCTCCCGCCGCACGGACCACTACCCGGACGGCCGCCCGGTGCACCAGATGCTCTTCAATACCCAGTGGTCGCCCCGCGGCGGCGAGGGCTGGCTGCGCCTGCTGGAATTCCTCCCCGACGGGAAGACCGTGAAGGTCTGGTCCATCTCCCCCTACCTGGAGCGCACGAAGGGCGTGGCCGCCGGCTGGCCCGTCACCCCCGAGATGCGCTTCACGCTGGAGGTGCCGGAGGCGAAGGCCCGCTGAGCCATCGCCGCCTGTCTTGCCGGGGATGGATGCTTCATGCATCATCCCGGCAGGACCGACCGATGACCCGCCGTGGATCCAAAGCCGAGGCCCGACGAGCCGATCTCTTCCGCTCGAGCCGGATCGCCAAGCTCCTGAGCCGCGGCTGGATCAAGGAGGCCTCGGAGATACCCGCCGATGCGATCCCGGTGGACCCGGATCTGGTGAGCTTTGGCAGCGAGAGGTCATATTCCCACCCGGCGTATTTCCGGGATTACACCTTTCTCTGCAGCGACTGTGGGGTGCCCGGTGTCTGGACCGCCGAGGACCAGCGCTGGTATTATGAAACGACCAAAGCCGCGTCCTATCAGGTCGCGGTCCGGTGCCGGGAATGCCGTCTGAAGGAGCGGGAACGGATCCGCGAAGCGAGGCGGCGAGCCGGGCACGATCCCGACGGCAAATAGGACGGCAGCATCTGTTGCCACGCTTTGCGATGGCTTCCGGCGGGATTTGGGGGCATGGAGCGGCCCCGCTTTTCGCGCCATGGAAACTCTCACCGTCATCAAGGCCGGCACCGGCGTCCTGACCCGCACCAGCGACGGGACGCTCGATGGAGCCGCGCTGGTCCGCCTCGTCACCGCCATCGCCGGGCTCGTGGAAAGCGGGCATCGCTGCCTGCTGGTCAGCTCCGGCGCGGTGGGCGCGGGCGTGTCCGCATTCGGCCTGGGCGGCTACCCCAGCGACCTGACGACGAAGCAGGCGTGCGCGGCGGTCGGCCAGGCGCGGCTGATGCACACGTATGAGTCGCTTTTCCGGAACTTCGACCTGGCGGTCGCGCAGGTGCTGCTGACCGCGGCGGATCTCCACACGCCGGAGCGCCGCACCCATGTCTCGAATACGCTCCACCGCCTGCTCGCGGAGCCGAATATCGTCCCGATCATCAATGAGAACGACTCGGTGGCCGTGGAGGAGTTGCGCGTGGGGGACAATGACATGCTCTCCTCGCAGGTGGCCACGCTGCTGGGCGCGAAGACGCTGATCCTGCTGACGTCCGTGGACGGCCTGCTTTCCCCGGAGACGAACGAGCTGGTGAAGGAGGTGCCGGACGTGAATGCGGTGCT
It encodes:
- a CDS encoding zinc-ribbon domain-containing protein, which produces MTRRGSKAEARRADLFRSSRIAKLLSRGWIKEASEIPADAIPVDPDLVSFGSERSYSHPAYFRDYTFLCSDCGVPGVWTAEDQRWYYETTKAASYQVAVRCRECRLKERERIREARRRAGHDPDGK
- the proB gene encoding glutamate 5-kinase; this translates as METLTVIKAGTGVLTRTSDGTLDGAALVRLVTAIAGLVESGHRCLLVSSGAVGAGVSAFGLGGYPSDLTTKQACAAVGQARLMHTYESLFRNFDLAVAQVLLTAADLHTPERRTHVSNTLHRLLAEPNIVPIINENDSVAVEELRVGDNDMLSSQVATLLGAKTLILLTSVDGLLSPETNELVKEVPDVNAVLGYAKDERGRFSIGGMASKLQAVKNSVDAGITVHIAHGRKPERLAGILAGMQGLSTRFEAKAG